One window from the genome of Paenibacillus azoreducens encodes:
- a CDS encoding PdaC/SigV domain-containing protein gives MNKGMKWGAAVMAAGVLFGGMGVTGGLSVHAAAKPAVKQAVQPSVTLKYNGKSLSQKGIVVNGITMIPLTVLRDNLGLPLSYNPGTKTYSVGSGTQKLNLEVSQYGVGTNLNGYYLDSYDDEDIYGAKNLNGHLYVPFKVLNDYMGFKGVWNPAQKSLEISKQAMNKISISAETITKTNKNASIVIHYPKVSGLEDDAQQKINEVFKKQADDFAAYSEEQAAQRDGSVEEHTYDFVQNFAVTFNREGVLSIVTDQYSFTGGAHGSTAREGLTFSLKDGKQLALDELLKSAPDYKQKLGKMLKQKAKNIAFDDAKVGLNEKPDFYLKEGGFAIFYQQYEIAPYAAGIPTYTFSFGDVLPKGTNPFAAFKQGN, from the coding sequence ATGAATAAAGGAATGAAATGGGGAGCGGCCGTTATGGCTGCAGGAGTACTGTTTGGAGGAATGGGTGTTACTGGAGGATTAAGCGTGCATGCAGCCGCCAAACCAGCGGTTAAACAAGCCGTACAGCCATCTGTAACGCTAAAATATAATGGTAAATCATTAAGCCAGAAGGGGATTGTTGTCAACGGCATTACGATGATTCCACTGACGGTGCTGCGCGATAATTTGGGCCTGCCGCTAAGCTACAATCCGGGCACCAAAACGTACAGCGTCGGAAGCGGCACGCAGAAGCTGAATCTCGAAGTGTCCCAATATGGCGTAGGTACGAATCTTAACGGCTATTATTTGGACAGTTATGATGACGAAGATATTTATGGAGCCAAAAACTTGAATGGCCATTTGTACGTGCCGTTCAAGGTTCTGAATGATTATATGGGCTTCAAAGGGGTATGGAATCCTGCCCAGAAATCGCTTGAAATCAGCAAGCAGGCGATGAATAAAATCAGCATCTCCGCCGAAACGATCACGAAGACAAATAAAAATGCCAGCATTGTGATCCATTATCCGAAAGTAAGCGGGCTTGAAGACGATGCACAGCAAAAAATCAATGAGGTGTTCAAGAAGCAGGCTGATGATTTCGCGGCATACAGCGAAGAGCAGGCGGCCCAAAGAGATGGCTCCGTCGAAGAGCATACATATGATTTTGTGCAAAATTTTGCGGTAACCTTCAACCGCGAAGGAGTGCTCAGCATCGTAACGGATCAATACAGCTTTACGGGCGGCGCGCATGGCAGTACGGCTCGTGAAGGCTTGACCTTCTCCCTCAAGGACGGCAAGCAGCTTGCTCTCGACGAATTGCTGAAGTCGGCCCCGGATTACAAGCAGAAACTCGGCAAGATGCTTAAGCAAAAAGCAAAAAACATTGCTTTTGACGACGCCAAAGTCGGATTAAACGAAAAACCGGATTTCTACTTAAAAGAAGGAGGCTTCGCCATCTTCTATCAGCAATATG
- a CDS encoding DUF2087 domain-containing protein — protein MDHVSDQLLHADIYDLKRGYVEDPSLETYTCLICGHQTEKGVIYPDNGLLYDAEKSMRHHINHKHDSMLDYLLSLDKKLTGLTDLQRKLIGLFNEGLSDQDIVAELDGGSTSTIRNHRFMLREKMKQAKLFLAVMELMEEGGRPSSRPGSAAPPKTISSALPGKLGERLPILKEENEKILSKYFIEGLNGRLQSFPKQEKRRVVILRHIAADFEEGRMYTEKEVNQLLEARYADHVTLRRLLIEYGFLDRLPDGSEYWVKQPEGKGKGIKDMKNQRRKELVNEYMNTPRPMGVLQIRNKENGKIYVTSGMNLPGVINGQKAKLSSDFHVSPSLQKDWKELGEEAFAFEILEELKPDPQAANDLSQQKIYTEKVKKMEENWLEKLQPYGEKGYNRRPRGE, from the coding sequence GTGGATCATGTTTCCGATCAGTTGCTGCATGCCGATATTTATGATTTAAAACGCGGGTACGTGGAGGATCCGTCCCTTGAAACGTACACATGCCTGATTTGCGGGCATCAAACGGAGAAAGGGGTCATTTATCCGGACAACGGCTTGTTATATGATGCGGAAAAATCGATGCGCCACCACATTAATCATAAGCATGACTCCATGCTGGATTATTTGCTGAGTTTAGACAAAAAGCTGACGGGTTTGACCGATTTGCAGCGGAAGCTGATTGGATTGTTTAACGAGGGGCTTAGCGATCAAGATATCGTGGCTGAGCTTGACGGGGGGAGCACTTCGACTATTCGGAACCATCGCTTTATGCTGCGCGAAAAGATGAAGCAGGCGAAGCTGTTTCTGGCGGTGATGGAGCTAATGGAAGAAGGGGGCAGACCTTCCAGCCGTCCTGGTTCCGCCGCCCCTCCCAAGACGATAAGTTCCGCACTTCCGGGAAAGCTGGGCGAACGCCTTCCAATTTTGAAAGAAGAAAACGAAAAGATTCTTAGCAAATATTTTATAGAGGGCCTCAACGGGCGGCTGCAATCTTTCCCCAAGCAGGAAAAGCGGCGGGTTGTCATCCTGCGGCATATCGCCGCAGACTTCGAGGAAGGACGCATGTATACCGAAAAGGAAGTGAACCAGCTGCTTGAAGCGCGTTATGCCGATCATGTGACGTTAAGAAGGTTGTTGATCGAATACGGATTTTTGGACCGTTTGCCTGACGGAAGCGAATATTGGGTCAAGCAACCGGAGGGGAAAGGAAAGGGGATAAAGGATATGAAAAATCAGAGAAGAAAAGAATTGGTCAATGAATATATGAACACGCCGCGTCCTATGGGGGTGCTTCAAATTCGCAACAAAGAAAACGGCAAGATATACGTAACGAGCGGCATGAATTTGCCTGGGGTTATTAACGGCCAGAAGGCGAAGCTTAGTTCCGACTTTCATGTCAGCCCTTCCCTGCAAAAGGATTGGAAAGAACTTGGCGAGGAAGCATTTGCTTTTGAAATATTGGAGGAGCTCAAGCCTGATCCCCAGGCGGCCAACGATCTGAGCCAGCAGAAAATTTATACGGAGAAAGTGAAGAAGATGGAGGAGAATTGGCTTGAGAAGCTGCAGCCGTATGGTGAAAAAGGATACAACAGACGACCAAGAGGCGAATAA
- a CDS encoding polyamine ABC transporter substrate-binding protein, with protein sequence MKRKGIAGLLLAGAIAALSLTALGGCSSKETLHIYSWADNFDEDVLKDFEKKYNVDITYDNYANNEDLLAKIKAGGGGYDLIQPSDYMVATMIKNQLLEPLDMKNIPNFVNIQDSLKNPVFDPGNKYSIVYMSGVTGIAYNKKYVKDKIDSWEDLWNPAYKGKVLLLDDNREVIGMALKKQGHSNSSTNEGEIKSAVDDLKTLLPNVLAFDTDTIKQKMIQEEGWIGTVWSGDAAFIVKDNPDIEFVVPKEGSTIFADNYAIPKGAKNKELAEKFINYMLDPEVSAKNYESIGYSDPNAKAMPYHSEEYRNNHMINLTEDEMKRTEWLGDVGATLQVYDRYWTELKSGRE encoded by the coding sequence GTGAAAAGAAAGGGTATCGCCGGCTTGCTGCTGGCAGGGGCTATTGCTGCATTGTCTTTGACGGCTTTGGGAGGCTGCTCTTCCAAAGAGACGCTTCATATTTACAGTTGGGCGGATAACTTCGACGAGGATGTACTGAAGGATTTCGAGAAGAAATATAACGTCGATATCACGTACGACAACTATGCAAACAATGAGGACCTGCTGGCGAAGATCAAAGCAGGCGGAGGCGGCTACGATCTGATTCAGCCTTCCGATTATATGGTGGCCACGATGATTAAAAACCAATTGCTCGAGCCGCTGGATATGAAAAACATTCCGAACTTCGTCAACATCCAGGACTCCCTGAAAAATCCGGTTTTTGATCCAGGCAATAAATATTCGATCGTATACATGTCCGGGGTCACCGGGATTGCCTATAACAAGAAATATGTGAAGGATAAGATCGACAGTTGGGAAGACCTGTGGAATCCTGCCTATAAAGGCAAGGTGCTGCTGCTGGATGATAACCGCGAGGTGATCGGCATGGCGCTGAAAAAGCAAGGCCATTCCAACAGCTCTACCAATGAAGGTGAAATCAAATCCGCCGTGGATGATCTGAAAACACTGCTGCCGAACGTGCTGGCTTTCGATACGGATACCATCAAGCAAAAAATGATCCAGGAAGAGGGCTGGATCGGTACGGTTTGGTCCGGCGACGCAGCTTTTATCGTCAAAGATAATCCGGATATCGAATTCGTGGTTCCGAAGGAAGGATCGACCATTTTCGCTGACAACTACGCCATCCCGAAAGGCGCCAAAAACAAAGAACTGGCTGAGAAGTTCATCAACTACATGCTCGATCCGGAGGTCAGCGCGAAAAATTACGAGTCCATCGGCTACAGCGATCCGAACGCCAAGGCGATGCCTTATCACAGTGAAGAATACCGTAATAACCATATGATCAACCTGACGGAAGACGAGATGAAACGCACCGAGTGGCTCGGCGACGTCGGCGCGACGCTTCAGGTATACGACCGTTACTGGACCGAACTGAAGAGCGGACGGGAATAA
- a CDS encoding ABC transporter permease: MNKKSHPLLGIHSLLMIIFIYVPILLIIVYSFNNTRLSGDWKGFTFQWYASLLKDRHVMEALMNSLTVAVVSTIASTLLGTLAALALRNLGKRWKSSMNGLMYLPVVIPDIIMGLSLLVLFNQIQVPLGKATVIIAHITFSMSYVYVVVTARLAGMGRQLEEAASDLGATRWNTFRYVTLPQISPGIISGALIAFTMSLDDFMVSFFVAGPSSTTLPIYIYGQVKRGISPEINALCTLLILVSVMLILLAQFFLNRGKGQKKHKTLPI; encoded by the coding sequence ATGAATAAGAAAAGTCATCCCCTCTTGGGGATTCATTCCCTATTGATGATCATCTTTATCTATGTGCCGATTTTGCTGATCATCGTCTATTCCTTTAACAATACGAGATTGAGCGGGGACTGGAAAGGGTTCACGTTCCAATGGTATGCTTCGCTGCTGAAAGACCGGCATGTGATGGAGGCCTTGATGAACAGCTTGACGGTTGCAGTGGTCTCTACGATCGCTTCCACGCTGCTGGGGACGCTTGCGGCCTTGGCGCTGCGAAATCTCGGCAAGAGATGGAAGAGCAGCATGAATGGACTGATGTACCTTCCCGTCGTCATTCCGGATATTATTATGGGATTGTCGCTGCTTGTGCTGTTTAATCAAATCCAAGTTCCGCTCGGCAAGGCGACGGTAATTATCGCCCATATCACATTCAGCATGTCATATGTGTATGTAGTCGTGACTGCGCGGCTGGCCGGTATGGGACGGCAGCTTGAAGAGGCTGCGTCCGATCTTGGCGCAACCAGATGGAACACCTTCAGGTACGTGACGCTGCCGCAGATTTCGCCGGGAATTATTTCTGGCGCGCTGATTGCCTTTACGATGTCCCTGGATGATTTTATGGTCAGCTTTTTCGTGGCGGGCCCAAGCTCGACCACGCTGCCGATCTACATCTACGGTCAAGTGAAGCGGGGAATTTCGCCGGAAATCAACGCGTTATGTACGCTATTGATTTTGGTTAGCGTGATGCTCATCCTGCTGGCCCAGTTCTTCCTGAACCGCGGCAAAGGGCAGAAAAAGCATAAAACGCTGCCGATTTAA
- a CDS encoding ABC transporter permease: MRKSKFLMIPVLLWMALFLLIPMVIVVVISLMSRDTLGNVVFHFSLSGYKTFFESLYLGIYWDTLVLSVVTTVICLLVSYPLAYYIANAKPKIQTWGLVLITIPFWINFLIRTYAWVLLLRTQGIVNSLLLHFGWINEPLQMLYTKGAVLLGMVYNFIPFMVLPIYVALEQMDKRLLDAASDLGATRFKAFRHITLPQSKSGIMTGCVLVYVSTTGMFVVTDILGGAKSMMISNIIQAQYLGARNWPFGSALSVIFVVTSLILILLFNRAMQSRADRAKEGTA, translated from the coding sequence ATGAGAAAGTCAAAATTTTTGATGATACCCGTGCTGCTATGGATGGCGCTGTTCCTTCTGATCCCGATGGTCATTGTCGTGGTCATTTCTTTGATGAGCCGCGACACGCTGGGCAATGTTGTCTTTCACTTTAGCTTGAGCGGCTACAAAACCTTTTTTGAATCGCTGTATTTGGGGATTTATTGGGACACATTGGTTCTGTCGGTGGTGACGACAGTAATTTGTTTACTTGTCAGTTATCCGCTTGCTTATTATATTGCTAATGCCAAACCCAAGATTCAAACCTGGGGGCTCGTATTGATTACGATTCCGTTCTGGATCAACTTCCTGATCCGAACCTATGCCTGGGTCCTTTTGCTGCGAACGCAGGGGATTGTGAATTCACTGCTGCTGCATTTTGGATGGATCAATGAGCCGCTGCAAATGTTATATACCAAAGGAGCAGTGCTGCTCGGCATGGTATACAACTTTATTCCGTTTATGGTGCTGCCGATTTATGTTGCGCTCGAACAGATGGACAAGCGGTTGCTGGATGCGGCAAGCGATCTTGGGGCAACGCGCTTTAAAGCGTTCCGCCATATAACGCTTCCGCAAAGCAAATCCGGCATTATGACCGGCTGCGTTCTGGTGTATGTGTCCACGACGGGGATGTTTGTCGTTACGGATATTTTGGGCGGAGCGAAGTCGATGATGATCAGCAACATTATCCAGGCTCAGTACCTGGGAGCACGTAACTGGCCGTTTGGTTCGGCGTTGTCGGTTATTTTCGTCGTTACGTCGCTGATCCTGATTTTGCTGTTTAACCGGGCCATGCAGTCCCGGGCAGACCGTGCGAAGGAGGGGACAGCATGA
- a CDS encoding ABC transporter ATP-binding protein has protein sequence MHMIDLVQIEKHFEGQVVVHPLSLNIEEGEFLTLLGPSGCGKTTILRMIAGFETPTRGDVILAGQKVTSLPPNQRDLNLVFQHYALFPHMTVEENIAFGLKMKKMPKAEQKKRIEEAVAMTQLTALTARYPHQLSGGQQQRVAIARAIANKPKVLLLDEPLGALDLQLRKNLQSELKHLQRSLGITFVYVTHDQEEAMMLSDRIVIMNGGKVEQVGTPREIYAAPQTLFAATFVGENNIFSSDQGLFAVRPEKLQPVRELNGARVTGVIEDVLYLGNVHKLTVHLDQEPMSVTIALDFTDDRPWQIGERIGVNWSPKDEVIIGA, from the coding sequence ATGCATATGATTGACCTTGTCCAGATTGAAAAGCATTTTGAAGGACAAGTCGTTGTGCATCCGCTATCACTGAACATTGAGGAGGGAGAATTCCTGACTCTGCTCGGTCCTAGCGGCTGTGGTAAGACAACTATACTTCGCATGATTGCCGGTTTTGAGACACCGACCCGCGGCGACGTGATTTTGGCAGGTCAGAAAGTGACCAGTTTACCGCCAAACCAGCGGGATTTGAACCTTGTATTCCAGCATTATGCGTTATTCCCGCATATGACGGTTGAAGAGAATATCGCCTTCGGGCTTAAAATGAAAAAGATGCCAAAGGCAGAACAGAAAAAGCGGATTGAAGAAGCGGTGGCCATGACTCAGCTTACAGCACTGACCGCGCGTTACCCGCACCAACTTTCGGGCGGGCAGCAGCAGCGTGTAGCGATTGCGCGCGCCATTGCCAACAAACCGAAGGTGCTTCTGCTGGACGAGCCGCTTGGCGCACTGGATTTGCAGCTCCGTAAAAATCTGCAATCCGAGCTCAAACATCTGCAGCGTTCGCTGGGCATCACCTTTGTATACGTGACTCATGACCAGGAAGAAGCCATGATGCTGTCCGACCGGATCGTCATTATGAATGGGGGCAAGGTTGAGCAGGTTGGAACGCCGCGGGAAATTTACGCTGCTCCCCAAACGTTGTTTGCTGCCACCTTTGTGGGGGAAAACAATATTTTTTCTTCAGACCAGGGGCTTTTTGCCGTTCGTCCGGAGAAATTGCAGCCTGTGCGCGAACTGAACGGAGCCCGCGTTACCGGAGTCATTGAAGACGTATTATATCTTGGCAATGTGCACAAGCTGACCGTTCATCTGGATCAGGAGCCGATGTCGGTGACGATTGCGCTCGATTTTACGGATGACAGGCCGTGGCAAATTGGTGAGCGGATCGGGGTGAACTGGAGTCCGAAGGACGAGGTGATCATCGGGGCATGA
- a CDS encoding SIMPL domain-containing protein, with the protein MNKWIKPVGSVLIAGAMLVGGAGVSGIAGSSVAYADQASDRNMVSVVGKGEISVKPDIAYLSIGVDTQADTAQSAQKANAEKIQKINDVLKNTWKIEDKDIKSVSFYVQPNYTYNDKEGQKVKGYTAHHTLQVSYRDLSKVGKLLDDASTAGANNIDNITFSVENRDQYEEQVIQKAMANADLKAGSIAKAAKRQLGLVLSVSQGDVSSPVVFAEAKMAAGAANDAASSTAVAPGEIKVSTQLSVQYELK; encoded by the coding sequence ATGAACAAATGGATCAAACCGGTAGGTTCTGTATTGATTGCGGGAGCAATGTTGGTAGGAGGAGCCGGGGTCTCTGGCATCGCGGGATCATCCGTCGCCTATGCGGATCAAGCTTCGGACCGCAATATGGTGAGTGTCGTCGGCAAAGGGGAAATTTCTGTGAAGCCGGACATCGCTTATCTTTCGATTGGAGTCGACACTCAAGCGGATACGGCGCAAAGCGCGCAAAAAGCCAACGCCGAAAAAATCCAGAAAATTAACGATGTTTTGAAAAATACTTGGAAGATCGAAGACAAGGATATCAAAAGCGTGTCCTTCTATGTACAGCCCAATTACACTTACAATGACAAAGAGGGGCAAAAAGTAAAAGGATATACGGCTCACCACACGCTTCAGGTTTCTTACCGGGATCTGTCGAAAGTCGGCAAGCTTTTGGATGATGCCTCGACTGCAGGAGCGAACAATATCGATAACATCACTTTTTCCGTTGAAAACCGCGACCAATACGAAGAGCAGGTGATTCAAAAAGCGATGGCGAATGCCGACCTGAAGGCAGGGTCCATTGCCAAAGCCGCAAAACGCCAGCTCGGCTTGGTGCTGTCAGTAAGCCAGGGAGATGTCAGCAGCCCGGTCGTTTTTGCTGAAGCGAAAATGGCGGCTGGGGCAGCCAATGATGCGGCGAGTTCCACTGCCGTAGCGCCTGGGGAAATCAAGGTTTCGACGCAGCTCAGCGTGCAATATGAACTGAAATAA
- a CDS encoding HPr family phosphocarrier protein, which yields MTKHPVVVRLKTGLHARPAALFVQEANKYSSEIFVEKDDKKVNAKSIMGIMSLAISSGTEIVISAEGADADQAVNALVSLVGKEELENQ from the coding sequence ATGACAAAGCATCCGGTAGTTGTCCGCTTGAAAACGGGTCTTCATGCCAGACCGGCAGCGTTGTTCGTCCAAGAAGCGAATAAATACTCGTCTGAAATTTTCGTGGAAAAAGATGATAAAAAAGTGAACGCCAAGAGTATCATGGGAATTATGAGCCTTGCAATCAGTTCAGGTACGGAGATCGTGATCAGTGCCGAAGGCGCGGACGCAGATCAGGCTGTAAACGCTTTAGTCAGCTTGGTGGGCAAGGAAGAACTCGAGAACCAATAA
- the whiA gene encoding DNA-binding protein WhiA has protein sequence MSFAALTKKELTMIEADACCEKAELSALIRMNGAVQLSNKKVILDISTENAAIARRIYTLIKKHFQAHTELLVRKKMRLKKNNVYIVRIPARVQEILKELNIVSEGFLFRADIHPDLVKKNCCKRAYLRGAFMAGGSVNNPEGSSYHLEISSMYEEHCKALVDLANEFQLNARFIERKKGFILYIKEGEKIIEFLSLIGAHQALFKFEDVRIMRDMRNSVNRIVNCETANLNKTIGAAVRQIDNIKLLQKEVGLENLPEKLREVAEIRLAHPDMNLKEVGELLKGTVSKSGVNHRLRKIDELAEKIRNG, from the coding sequence GTGTCGTTTGCGGCGCTGACAAAAAAAGAACTGACCATGATCGAAGCAGACGCCTGCTGCGAAAAGGCCGAATTGTCGGCATTGATCCGCATGAACGGGGCTGTGCAGCTTTCGAACAAAAAGGTGATTTTGGATATATCCACTGAGAATGCGGCGATTGCCAGACGAATCTACACATTGATCAAAAAGCATTTTCAGGCTCATACCGAGCTGCTCGTCCGTAAAAAAATGCGTTTGAAAAAAAATAATGTCTACATCGTCCGTATTCCGGCGCGCGTTCAGGAAATACTGAAAGAGTTGAATATTGTCTCCGAAGGCTTTCTGTTCCGGGCGGATATTCATCCGGACCTGGTCAAAAAGAACTGCTGCAAGCGCGCCTATTTGCGCGGGGCGTTTATGGCAGGAGGTTCGGTCAATAATCCGGAGGGTTCCTCTTACCATTTGGAGATTTCTTCGATGTACGAAGAACACTGCAAGGCTTTGGTAGACCTGGCGAATGAATTTCAACTCAATGCCCGCTTTATCGAGCGGAAAAAGGGATTTATCCTGTACATCAAGGAAGGCGAGAAAATCATTGAATTTTTGAGCCTGATCGGAGCGCACCAGGCATTGTTCAAGTTTGAGGATGTACGTATCATGCGCGACATGCGCAATTCCGTGAACCGGATCGTGAACTGCGAAACAGCCAATCTGAACAAGACCATCGGAGCCGCCGTTCGGCAGATCGATAACATCAAGCTGCTGCAGAAGGAAGTGGGGCTTGAAAACCTGCCCGAAAAGCTGCGGGAGGTTGCCGAAATCCGTCTTGCGCATCCGGATATGAACCTGAAGGAAGTCGGAGAACTTCTAAAGGGAACGGTCAGCAAATCCGGCGTAAACCATCGTCTGCGCAAAATCGACGAACTCGCCGAGAAGATTCGAAACGGCTAG
- a CDS encoding gluconeogenesis factor YvcK family protein: protein MRVAAQKRERPRIVVMGGGTGLSVMLRGLKEMPLDITAVVTVADDGGSSGILRSELQMPPPGDIRNVLTALADVEPLLSEMLRYRFSNGSGLAGHSLGNLILAAMTDISGDFVTAVRELSRVFAVRGRVLPAADEAVVLSAEMMDGTIVTGESKIPEAGGRIKRVFLEPAAVEPLPEAVAAIDEADAILIGPGSLYTSILPNLLVPKLAEAVMASEAIKIFVCNVMTQPGETDGYTVSDHLQAIYDHIGKHLFDYVIVNSGDIPPQVQDKYAEKGAKPVELDYDEVTNLGYKIIADTLVLFRTYLRHDAEKLSQHIYQLVQDWILRKR from the coding sequence ATGAGAGTGGCTGCACAAAAAAGAGAGCGTCCGCGCATTGTTGTTATGGGCGGAGGCACAGGTTTGTCCGTCATGCTGCGGGGCTTAAAGGAAATGCCGCTGGACATCACGGCAGTTGTCACCGTGGCGGATGACGGAGGCAGCTCGGGCATTTTGCGGAGCGAACTGCAGATGCCGCCGCCTGGCGATATCCGCAACGTACTGACGGCATTGGCTGATGTAGAGCCGCTGCTGTCAGAGATGCTTAGATACCGCTTCAGCAACGGCTCGGGTCTTGCCGGGCACAGCCTGGGCAACCTGATCCTGGCTGCGATGACCGATATCAGCGGTGATTTTGTTACGGCAGTAAGAGAATTGAGCCGTGTCTTCGCGGTGCGGGGGCGCGTGCTTCCCGCGGCTGATGAAGCGGTAGTGCTGTCGGCGGAAATGATGGACGGTACGATCGTAACCGGCGAATCGAAGATTCCTGAAGCCGGAGGGCGAATCAAGCGGGTGTTTTTGGAGCCCGCGGCCGTAGAACCGCTACCCGAGGCGGTGGCTGCTATTGATGAAGCCGATGCGATTCTAATCGGACCCGGGAGCTTGTACACCAGCATTTTGCCTAACCTGCTGGTTCCCAAGCTCGCAGAGGCCGTGATGGCTTCGGAAGCCATTAAAATTTTTGTTTGCAACGTCATGACCCAGCCGGGAGAGACCGACGGATACACCGTCAGTGACCATCTTCAAGCGATTTATGATCATATCGGCAAGCATTTATTCGACTACGTCATTGTTAACAGCGGGGATATTCCTCCGCAGGTGCAGGACAAATACGCCGAAAAGGGCGCAAAGCCGGTAGAGCTTGATTATGATGAAGTGACGAATCTTGGGTATAAGATCATCGCCGATACGTTGGTGCTTTTCCGGACGTATTTGCGGCATGATGCCGAGAAACTGAGCCAACATATTTATCAGCTGGTTCAGGACTGGATATTACGAAAGAGGTGA
- the rapZ gene encoding RNase adapter RapZ, whose protein sequence is MLEDENRASAMATLIIVTGMSGAGKTLAVRSMEDLGFFCVDNLPPVLIPKFAELIEQSKGKIAKVALVIDLRGREFFTALSESLNYIKEHFTIQCEILFLEATDSVLVQRYKESRRRHPLAPEGMPLDGIRLERKMLEELKSSATVVLDTSNMKPAQLKDKIISRFSQIEGNTLSVNITSFGFKYGIPIDADLVFDVRFLPNPHYVESLRPRTGQDSEVYDYVMKWPETQAFLTKLLDMLHFLIPQYRKEGKSQVIIGIGCTGGKHRSVAIAEYLGKMLGTSETESVSVSHRDSERDRH, encoded by the coding sequence ATGCTTGAGGATGAAAATAGGGCGTCGGCCATGGCCACCCTGATTATTGTCACTGGTATGTCGGGGGCAGGCAAGACGCTTGCGGTTCGCAGCATGGAGGATCTCGGGTTTTTCTGCGTTGATAATCTGCCGCCGGTGCTGATTCCCAAATTTGCCGAATTGATTGAACAGTCCAAAGGCAAAATCGCAAAAGTGGCGCTGGTGATCGACCTGCGCGGACGTGAATTTTTTACGGCCTTATCCGAATCCTTGAATTATATCAAAGAACATTTTACGATTCAGTGCGAAATTCTTTTTCTGGAAGCGACGGACTCCGTGCTGGTACAGCGGTATAAAGAAAGCCGCCGCCGGCATCCTCTAGCGCCTGAAGGCATGCCGCTTGACGGCATCCGCCTGGAACGCAAAATGCTGGAAGAGCTGAAGAGCTCAGCCACCGTCGTACTGGATACGAGCAATATGAAGCCGGCACAACTGAAGGATAAAATCATATCTAGATTTTCCCAGATTGAGGGCAACACGTTGTCGGTCAACATTACTTCGTTCGGCTTCAAATACGGCATTCCGATTGACGCTGACCTGGTATTTGACGTCCGTTTTCTGCCGAACCCGCATTATGTGGAGAGTTTGCGGCCGCGGACCGGTCAGGACAGCGAAGTATACGATTATGTCATGAAATGGCCTGAAACCCAGGCATTCCTGACGAAGCTGCTGGATATGCTTCATTTTCTGATCCCGCAATACCGGAAGGAAGGCAAAAGCCAGGTCATCATCGGCATTGGTTGCACCGGCGGCAAACACCGTTCGGTGGCCATCGCGGAGTATTTGGGCAAAATGCTGGGAACCAGCGAAACAGAATCGGTTTCGGTCAGCCACCGGGATTCTGAACGTGATCGGCATTAA